The Haloarcula laminariae genomic sequence AATCGTCGTGGCGAGCACCGACAGCGGAAGGAACAGCTGGTAAGCGACGCTGTCGAACCAGGTCAGCCACGCGGTGTCCCAGGCCGAGGGCAGGCCGAGCACGAAGAGCCCGGCGCCGACCGCGGGCGCGAGGACCGTCCGGGGCACGTCGTAGTTGTCGTTGGCGTAAGCGACCGTTACCTCCAGCAGGCTGATGGCCGAGGACAGCGCCGCGATGAGGACGACGCCGAAGAAGACGACGCCGAACAGCCGGCCGAAGGGGACCGAGCCGAAGCCGGCGGCCGTCGCGACGAACAGGGCGCCGGCGCCGCCGGTCTGGGTCGTGATGTCCGCGCCGATGGTCAGCAGGATGGGGAAGACGACCAGCCCGGCCAGGACGCCCACGAGCGTGTTCGTCACGACGATGGCGCCGCCGTCGACGATGAGGTTGTCGTCGTCACCCACGTAGGAGGAGTAGGTCACCATGATGGCCATCCCCAGCGAGAGCGTGAAGAAGGCCTGTCCGACCGCGAAGGGGATGATGCTCCCGGCGTTTGCCGTCATCGTGCTCAGGTCCGGCGAGAGGAAGAACTCGTAGCCCGCTCCCGCGCCGGGGAGGGTCGTCACCCACACCGCGAGTGCGATCATAAGCAGGAGGATGCTCGGCACCATGAGCTTCGTCGCCGCCTCGATGCCGTCCTCGATGCCGAGCGAGACGATACCGACCACCAGCGCCAGGAACAGCGCCTGGGCGAGGACGGCTTCGGGACCGGCCGACACCGCGCCGAAGTACCCCGCCGGGTCCGCGAAGTACGCGCCGCGGACGCTCCCGAGGATGTAGCGCAACACCCACCCGCCGACGACGTTGTAGTACGAGAGTATCCAGAACCCGGTGACAACGGCCAGTCCGCCGACCGCCCGCCAGGGCCCGTGGCCGAGCCGCTCGAAGGCGTCGACGGCGTTGACGTTGGTTCGTCGCCCCAGCACGAACTCGGCGAGCATCGCCGGGAACCCGATGACGGCGACGGCGATGAGGTAGAAGGCGACGAACGCGGCGCCGCCGTTAGTCGCGGTCTTGAACGGGAACTGCCAGAGGTTCCCGAGACCGACTGCGCTCCCGATCGCTGCGATGATGAACCCGGGCCGTGTGGCCCAGGTCTCCCGGTCGGACATAGTACCCAAATCATGCGCCTGCCCCTTTTTAAACGCATATGTTTCTTTTCGGGCCGGAGGAACACTGCCGGCAGCGTCAGAGGCTCGCGAGGTTCTGCCGGAGCTTGATGGTCGCCGTCATCAGCGTGGTCGCGGTCATGATGACGAAGACGACCTGGATGTGCAGGACGACGATGCGGTCGAGGCCGACGAGCACGGCCAGGTCGAGCGCGGGGACCAGCGCCGCAAACAGCAACACCGGGAGCAGATGCCGCAACAGCGTGTCGACGACGGTGCCCTGAACGCGCGCCTCGGCCGCGCCGCGCCGGCCGTAGAGCCCGCCCGCCAGCGCGAACCCGAGGGCGCTCAGCCCGGAGGCCGCGAGCAAGAGCGGGCGGCGCCCGACCAGCGCGAGCCCGGCGAAGACGACCGCGACACCGACGATGGCCGCCCGCGTCAGGCGGCGCTCCGAGCCGCCACCGTCGCCGGTCGTCGCCGGAACGACGCTGCGATACAGCACCCGGAGCGCGACGGCCAGCACGAACACCGCCCCGAGCAACAGCCCCATCTTGAACGGGAGGACGTAGACGGTCAGCAGTTCGACCAGCCCGAGCAGGGCGAACCCGACGGCGAGCAGCCCGGCGAGGACGAGGAAGTCCCACAGCCCGTCCCCGGTTCCGAGCTCGCTCGTCAGCCGGTTCTGGTAGGCGTAGTAGCTAAAGCGGACCCCGAGCACCGCGAGCAGCGTCAGCGCGATGAAGAAGATGAAGGTCAGGTTGGGGTTGTTCGGCGCGTACGGCAGGCCGACGGCAACGCTATTCATCGTCACCCCGCAGGCTCCGGAGCTCCTGTCGGAGATGGGCCGCCGTCTCGTAACGGGCCAGCTTCCGCCGCGCCATCGCCTTGCCGACGATGTCGTCGACGGCGGGCGGGACGTCCGCGACGGCCGAGGGCTCGGGCGGGTCCGTCGACAGAACCGCCTCCCGGACCGCGTCGAACGTTCCGGTGTAGGGCGGCTGTCCGGTGAACAGCCGGTAGCAGACCGCGCCGAGCCCGTAGATGTCGGTCGCGTGGTCGATACGCCCGAACCGCCGCTGGTAGTACTCCGGGGCGGCGTAGTGGGGGTCGAGATACTGCGAGGGGTCGAAGCGGTGGCGGTACACCGACAACAGCCCGGGGTTGTCGAGCAGCGGCGGCTGTCTGTCGCTCTCCGCGATGACGTTCCCGTAGTAGGCGACCGATTCGGCGTCGATACCGGCGTGGACGACCCCGCGCTCGTGGAGCGTCGCGACCGCCTCGGCCAGCTGTTCGGCGTGCCAGGCGGCCTCGGTCGGCGGGACCCGCTCGCGGTCGGCCAGCGTCTCCGCCGTGTACTCCGTCGCCAGCCACAGCCGGGGCTCGTCCTGCCAGTCGTACAGCGTCAGCACGTTCTCGACGTCGGAGACAGTTTGCCACTCGTCCAGCCGCGTTGAGAGCGCCGTCCGGAAGGCGTCGTCGGTCCCCTCAACCCCGTCGAGCAGGCGCAGCGCGACGGCGTGTTCGGTCTCGTCGACGACGCCGAGCGTGCGGTAGGTGTCGCCGTAGCGCCGGCGCTCCCGCGGCGCCAGCACCGCGAGACTGTCGAACCGACTCTCGTACTCGACGAGCGAACGCCACTCCGCGTCGGCCGCCCGCGGCCGCTGGCCGATGGTGTTGCCGTCCTCGTCGTCGGCGGCGCGGCGCTGGTCGTCCTCGTCCTCGTCGTCCGTGTACACCTGCCGCCCGTCGCCGTCGGTCCCGGAGCCGGCGACCCTGGTCCGCCCCCGCTCGCGGTTGTCGGTCCCGCCCGTCGGCGTCGAGCGCTCGACCTCGTGTCTGGCCCCCAGGCTCGTCTCCCACCGGTCGAGCCGGTCCTCGACGACCGCGGGGTACCGGTCAGCGACGTATTCGAGCGCGAGTTCGGCTGCCAGGCTCTCGTCAGTGCGGTCCGCGAGGCGGCCCACGAGCGAGGCCACGACGCCGGGATGGGCGTCGGCGACGACACACAGCGCCGTCGCCGCCCCCAGGCGGACCTGCCGGTCGCCGTCGTCGAGGAGGTCGAGCAGCCGCGGGACCCGGTCCCGGTCCACGTCCGTCGCGGTGAGGACCTCGGCGACGAGCGCTCGGGGGTCTCTCTCCGAGGTCATTGGTCGATAGAACAACAATCCCCGCCCTAAACGCATCACTGTTTTGGTGGGTAGTGGCGCGTCTCTCCCCCCAGTTTTCAACGGTGAGAATAGCGGAGGAACGCTTTATAACGTCATTCCCTGAGAGGAAAAGGATGCCAACAGACCGGGATTCGCCCTTGCCGAGTTTCGTCGGCGACAGCTACGCCGCACGGCTCGGTGTCGCGCTCGCGTTCGCTATCGTCGTCATCGTCGCCTTCGGCACTGTCATCAGTGCCCAGGCGTCGTCGACGCTCGCCGAGGACGTCGAGGGCGACACGACAGCGCTGTCCGACACGCAGGCGGCACAGCTCGACGGCTGGCTGACCACGGCCAGGCGGGACGTCCGGACGACCTCCCGCCTGCCCGTGTTCGCGGACGGGTCACAGTCGGCCGTCCAGAACAGGCTCGCGGGCCTCGTCGAGAACGACGAAGTACCGCCCGACGTCGTGGCGGTCCACTACGTCAACACGGCGAACGGGACCATCACCGCCAGCTCGAACGAGCAGTTCGTCGGCGTCAACGCCACCGAGCAGGGCGCGCCCTTCGCCACTGACCCGCCCGAGTTCGGCGGACCCGACGACACTCACGTCACCGACCCGTTCTCGGTCTCCGTCGTCGACCACCCGATCATCGCCGTCGTCTCGCCGGTGGCCGGGGCGGAGAACCGCGCTATCGTCTACATGACCGACCTCGAAGCGCGGACCGAGTCGATATCGAACCAGCGCGAGGGGTCCTACACGACCGTCGTCAACGGGGACGGGGAGTTCATCGCCCATCCGAACGTCTCGACTATCGGCTCGACCGCACCGGTCGCCTCGGGCGAGGACGACCCGATTAGCTCGCTCGACAGCGGCCAGAGCACGTTCGTCGAGACCGACGAGATGCTGATGGGCATCTCACGGCTCGAAGGCCACGACTGGTCGGTGATGGTCCACGCCGACCGGACCCAGGCCTACGCCCTCGCGGACCAGATAAACTCGGACCTCGTTGGGCTCATCCTGCTTGCGGTCATCAACCTCGGACTCGTCGGTGTAACCATCGGCGGCAGCACTATCGCCTCGCTGCGCCGGCTCTCCTCGCAGGCCGAAGCGATGGCCGACGGCGACCTCGACGTCGACCTCGAAACCACTCGCGGCGACGAGTTCGGCACGCTGTACGGGGCCTTTGACAACATGCGGTCGAACCTACGGGCCAAGATTTCCGACGCCGAAGCCGCCCGCGAGGAGGCGGAGTCGGCCAAACGTGAGGCCGAGGAGGCCCGGACCGAGGTCGAGGCCGAGCGCAACGAGATGCAGGCCCTCTCGAGCCACCTCGAACTGAAGGCCGAGGAGTACTCCGGCACGCTGGAGTCGGCCGCCGACGGCGACCTCACCGCCCGCGTCGACACCGAGAGCATGAGCGACGCGATGGCCGACGTCGGCCGCGAGATAAACGCGACGCTGGACGCCCTGGAGGCGACTATCGCGGACATGCAGGCGTTCGCCGACAACGTGATGGGGGCCAGCGACCGGGTCGAGACCAACGCCGAGCGTGTCGGGATGGCCAGCCAGCAGGTCTCCCAGTCCATCGAGGAGATATTCGACGGGGCAACCGAACAGAGCGAGCGCTTACAGGAGGGGTCGGCCGAGATGGACAACCTCTCGGCGACGGCCCAGCAGGTCGCCGCCTCGGCCCAGGAGGTCGCGAACACCTCCGAGGCCGCCGCCGAGGTCGGCGAGGACGGCCGCGAGGCCGCACAGGAGGCCATCGCGGAGATGAGCGCCATCGACGACGAGACCGCGGAGACGGTCCGCGAGATAAACGCTCTCGAAGGTGACCTGGAGGAGATCGGCGACATCGTGAGCGTCATCACGAACATCGTCGAGCAGACGAACATGCTGGCGCTGAACGCCTCCATCGAGGCCGCACACGCCGACAAGGACGGGGACGGCTTCGCCGTCGTCGCCGACGAGATAAAGGGCCTCGCCGAGGAGACCAAAGAGGCCGCCGCGGACATCGAGGACCGCATCGAGCGCATCCAGTCCCAAGCTGGCGACACGGTCGAGACCATCGAGTCGACGAGCGAGCGCATCTCCGAGGGGGTCGACACCGTCGAGGAGGCCGTCGACGCCCTGGAGACCATCGTCGAGTACACCGAGGAGGTCGACACCGGTATCCAGGAGATAGACCACGCGACGGAGGAGCAGGCCCGGACCGCACAGGACGTACAGGCGACCATCGACGAACTGAGCAGCATCTCCCAGCAGACGGCGGCCGAGGCCGACACCGTCGCCGGCGCGGCCGACGACCAGGCGGCCTCCATCGAGACGGTGACCGACTCCGCCAGGGAGCTGCGCGACCGGGCCGAGGACCTCGAATCCGTTCTCGGCCAGTTCGAGGTCGACGGGGACGGGACGGACGACACGACCGAGGCGGCCGCCGCGGGGGACGACTGAGATGACAACGATAACGACCTGGTTCACGCTGGGACTGCTCGGCGAACTGCTCGGGACCGCGCTGCTGGCGTACGGGTACACGCTGGTCCCCGAAGCGACGCGCAAGCGGTATCTGCTGCTGGTGGCCATCCCCGGCATCGCTATCGTCGCCTATCTCCTGCTCGTGCTGGGTATCGGCGCCCTCGACGGCGGCGGCCACACCGTCTACGTGGTCCGGTACGTCGACTGGCTGCTGACGACGCCGATAAACGTCCTCTATCTCGGACTGCTCGCCCAGGCCGACCGCGGGACTATCGGCAAGCTGGTCGGGCTCCAGGCGCTGACCATCGTCTTCGGCTTCGCCGGTGCGATGGCGAGTGGCGCGCTCAGCTACGCGCTCTTTGCGGTGGGCGCGGTCGCCTTCGCCGGCGTCGTCTACCTGCTGTACGGCGACGTGGCCGACTCGGCCGTTGCCGCCCTCTCGGACGTCGAGGGCAGCCTCTACCGGACGCTGCGGAACTTCGTCGTCGTCCTCTGGTCGGTCTACCCCGTCGTCTGGCTGCTCGGCGCGGCCGGCATCGGCCTGATGGACGTCGAGACGGCGTCGCTGGTCATCGTCTACCTGGACGTGGTGACGAAGGTCGGCTTCGGGACCATCGCGCTCCACGCCTGGATGACGATGGACGCCGACACCGTCACAGAGGGGACTGCCGTAACGGCCGACTGAGCGGAAAAGGACGGCTGGCGCACGGAACGGCGTAGTCGTTTTCGGGTGGCGCCGGTCGCCACCTATCGATGCATCACCGCAGCGGTATCCGTCAGTGGATACCCATCGCTTCGATCTGTTCCTGGTACCGGTTTCGGATGGTGACCTCCGTCACCTGTGCCACGTCGGCGACCTCGCGCTGGGTCTTCTTCTCGTTACAGAGCAACGAGGCCGCATAGATTGCGGCGGCGGCGTAGCCGGTCGGGGACTTGCCCGAGAGCAGCCCCTGCTCGGCGGTGGTGTCGATTATCTCGTTTGCCTTCGACTGGACCTCCTCCGAGAGGTCCAGTTCGGAGGCGAAGCGGGGGACGTACTGCTTGGGGTCGACCGGCTCCATCTTCAGTTCGAGCTCCTGGGCGACGTAGCGGTAGGTGCGGCCGATCTCCTTCTGTTCGACGCGGGAGACGTCCGACACCTCCTCCAGGCTTCGGGGGATGCCCTCCTGTCGGCAGGCGGCGTACAGGCAGGCGGTCGCGACGCCCTCGATGGAACGTCCGCGGATGAGGTCTTCGTTGAGGGCGCGCCGATAGATGACCGAGGCGACCTCGCGCACCGAGCGCGGGACACCCAGCGCGGAGGCCATGCGGTCTATCTCCGACAGCGCGAACTGCAGGTTGCGCTCGCCCGCGTCCTTCGTGCGGATGCGCTCCTGCCACTTGCGCAGTCGGTGCATCTGCGAGCGCTTCTCCGAGGAGAGCGAGCGGCCGTAGGCGTCCTTGTCCTTCCAGTCGATCTGTGTCGTCAGCCCCTTGTCGTGCATCGTCTGTGTGGTGGGGGCACCGACGCGGGACTTGGACTGGCGTTCGGAGTGGTTGAACGCGCGCCACTCCGGTCCGCGGTCGATGTTCTCGTCCTCGATGACCAGTCCGCAGTCCTCACAGACGAGCTCACCCCCG encodes the following:
- a CDS encoding sodium-dependent transporter, which encodes MSDRETWATRPGFIIAAIGSAVGLGNLWQFPFKTATNGGAAFVAFYLIAVAVIGFPAMLAEFVLGRRTNVNAVDAFERLGHGPWRAVGGLAVVTGFWILSYYNVVGGWVLRYILGSVRGAYFADPAGYFGAVSAGPEAVLAQALFLALVVGIVSLGIEDGIEAATKLMVPSILLLMIALAVWVTTLPGAGAGYEFFLSPDLSTMTANAGSIIPFAVGQAFFTLSLGMAIMVTYSSYVGDDDNLIVDGGAIVVTNTLVGVLAGLVVFPILLTIGADITTQTGGAGALFVATAAGFGSVPFGRLFGVVFFGVVLIAALSSAISLLEVTVAYANDNYDVPRTVLAPAVGAGLFVLGLPSAWDTAWLTWFDSVAYQLFLPLSVLATTIFVGWVLGTDAVDELRAGTDGLGAGGDVWLWTVRVVVVVAVIATLGLGINELFLVEDAAFFAPL
- a CDS encoding protein kinase domain-containing protein, with translation MTSERDPRALVAEVLTATDVDRDRVPRLLDLLDDGDRQVRLGAATALCVVADAHPGVVASLVGRLADRTDESLAAELALEYVADRYPAVVEDRLDRWETSLGARHEVERSTPTGGTDNRERGRTRVAGSGTDGDGRQVYTDDEDEDDQRRAADDEDGNTIGQRPRAADAEWRSLVEYESRFDSLAVLAPRERRRYGDTYRTLGVVDETEHAVALRLLDGVEGTDDAFRTALSTRLDEWQTVSDVENVLTLYDWQDEPRLWLATEYTAETLADRERVPPTEAAWHAEQLAEAVATLHERGVVHAGIDAESVAYYGNVIAESDRQPPLLDNPGLLSVYRHRFDPSQYLDPHYAAPEYYQRRFGRIDHATDIYGLGAVCYRLFTGQPPYTGTFDAVREAVLSTDPPEPSAVADVPPAVDDIVGKAMARRKLARYETAAHLRQELRSLRGDDE
- a CDS encoding methyl-accepting chemotaxis protein, producing MPTDRDSPLPSFVGDSYAARLGVALAFAIVVIVAFGTVISAQASSTLAEDVEGDTTALSDTQAAQLDGWLTTARRDVRTTSRLPVFADGSQSAVQNRLAGLVENDEVPPDVVAVHYVNTANGTITASSNEQFVGVNATEQGAPFATDPPEFGGPDDTHVTDPFSVSVVDHPIIAVVSPVAGAENRAIVYMTDLEARTESISNQREGSYTTVVNGDGEFIAHPNVSTIGSTAPVASGEDDPISSLDSGQSTFVETDEMLMGISRLEGHDWSVMVHADRTQAYALADQINSDLVGLILLAVINLGLVGVTIGGSTIASLRRLSSQAEAMADGDLDVDLETTRGDEFGTLYGAFDNMRSNLRAKISDAEAAREEAESAKREAEEARTEVEAERNEMQALSSHLELKAEEYSGTLESAADGDLTARVDTESMSDAMADVGREINATLDALEATIADMQAFADNVMGASDRVETNAERVGMASQQVSQSIEEIFDGATEQSERLQEGSAEMDNLSATAQQVAASAQEVANTSEAAAEVGEDGREAAQEAIAEMSAIDDETAETVREINALEGDLEEIGDIVSVITNIVEQTNMLALNASIEAAHADKDGDGFAVVADEIKGLAEETKEAAADIEDRIERIQSQAGDTVETIESTSERISEGVDTVEEAVDALETIVEYTEEVDTGIQEIDHATEEQARTAQDVQATIDELSSISQQTAAEADTVAGAADDQAASIETVTDSARELRDRAEDLESVLGQFEVDGDGTDDTTEAAAAGDD
- a CDS encoding bacteriorhodopsin; translated protein: MTTITTWFTLGLLGELLGTALLAYGYTLVPEATRKRYLLLVAIPGIAIVAYLLLVLGIGALDGGGHTVYVVRYVDWLLTTPINVLYLGLLAQADRGTIGKLVGLQALTIVFGFAGAMASGALSYALFAVGAVAFAGVVYLLYGDVADSAVAALSDVEGSLYRTLRNFVVVLWSVYPVVWLLGAAGIGLMDVETASLVIVYLDVVTKVGFGTIALHAWMTMDADTVTEGTAVTAD
- a CDS encoding transcription initiation factor IIB; this translates as MERPTRQRDTEQEEAEQSSESTGQQTCPECESESITSDGGGELVCEDCGLVIEDENIDRGPEWRAFNHSERQSKSRVGAPTTQTMHDKGLTTQIDWKDKDAYGRSLSSEKRSQMHRLRKWQERIRTKDAGERNLQFALSEIDRMASALGVPRSVREVASVIYRRALNEDLIRGRSIEGVATACLYAACRQEGIPRSLEEVSDVSRVEQKEIGRTYRYVAQELELKMEPVDPKQYVPRFASELDLSEEVQSKANEIIDTTAEQGLLSGKSPTGYAAAAIYAASLLCNEKKTQREVADVAQVTEVTIRNRYQEQIEAMGIH